Genomic DNA from Clavibacter michiganensis:
GGCACGAGCCCGCGTTGGACGAGGTCTGCGCGATCCTCCGCCGCCGGGCACCCGAGATCGACGTCGTGGTGAGCACGACCGGGTGGCTCCAGCTGGTGCGCTCGCCGCGATTCCCGACGGACGTCGTGGTCGTCGATTACGACCTCGCCGACGCCGTCAGCCTCGAGGGGCGCATCCGCTCCTGCCGTGCGGCGGGGGCGGCCGTCGTGGTCCTGTCGCGGTCGGGCGCCGAGGAGGTCCGTCGCCGCGTGGTCGACGCGGGGGCCGCGGCTCTGCTGACCGGGCCCGTGCCCGCGGGGGACATCGTCGCCGCGGTGCGCGCGGTCGCCGCGGGAGCCCGATCCGGGCAGCGGCGCGAGGACGGGGCGTCGGGCGAGGGCGGCGTGCGCGGATTCGCGAGCCCGCGCCTCAGCCAGGGCGAGGAGCAGGCCCTCCGCCTCTACGTGACCGGTCGGTCGACGCAGGCGGTCGCCGCGGCCATGAACGTCCAGTACGAGACCGCGAAGACCTACCTCCGCCGCGTCCGCGCGAAGTACCGCCTCGTCGGGAGGATCGCCGGTCGCCGAGCCGACCTGATCGATCGCGCCACCGAGGACGGCTACCTTCGGTAGATGGCCAAGCTCTACTTCCGTTTCGGCGCGATGAACAGCGGCAAGAGCACCTCGATGCTCCAGGCCGCCTACAACTACGAGGAGCGCGGGCAGCACGTGCTGCTCACGAAGCCCGTGATCGACACCAAGGGCGACCGCGACATCGTGTCGCGCCTCGGCGTCCGTCGCCCGGTGGACTTCCTGCTCGAGCCGGACGCGGACGTCTGGCAGGAGTTCGGGATCCACCGCGAGCGGGTGCTGCAGGAGAAGGGCGGCCCGACGGCATGCCTCCTCGTCGACGAGGCGCAGTTCCTCCGCGAGTCGCAGGTGGACGACCTGCTGCGCATCGCGATCCTGCAGGACGTGCCGGTGATCGCCTACGGGATCCGCACCGACTTCCAGACGGTGGCGTTCCCCGGGAGCCGGCGGCTGTTGGAGATCGCGCACAGCCTCGAGGAGATGAAGACGATCTGCCGCTGTGGGCGCAAGGCCGTATTCAACGCGCGCCAGGTCGGCGAGCGGTTCATCTTCGCGGGCGACCAGGTCGCGATCGACGGCGAGGACGTCACGTACATGTCGCTCTGCGGCGCCTGCTACCTCGCGGAGAGCGGGGGAGTGCTGACGAGCGGCCGGCCCGTCGAGGCGAGCGCGTCGGCGTTCGGGTATCCCGCGGGTCCGGACGCCGACTTCGCCTGATCCGGTGATCCGCACCGCGCGCTCGGCGGCGCGGGTCGTCAGTCCCGCAGGTGGCGGAGGCCGCAGGCGGTGAGCGCCCCCGTGATCAGCAGGGTGGCGAGCGGGATCAGGGCGGCGCAGACGTCGGGCATGGGCGTGCGGACCTCGTCTCCGAGTGAGGGGCAGGCGGTGCGCGTCGGGGGGCGGGGGCGCTCGGACCGGCATCCACGCTAGACCGACCGTCCCACCATGGGGCAGCCCCAGAAGCTGGGGCGCCATCCGCAGGGCGTCATTCCCGGATCTGGGGAACCGGAGCGGGTCCGCGCCTGTGGGAGCATGGGGCTCGGGCGCCGCTGGGGGGCGCTCCATCGACGAGGGGGATCGCCTGTGGAACTGCGTGAGTACATCCGGATCCTGCGACGATCGTGGGTCCTCATCCTGTTGGTCCTGCTGCTCGGGGTGGGTGCCGCCGCCGGCTACTCGCTCGTGCAGACGCCCGAGTACCGGGCGTCGTCCAAGGTGTTCGTGTCGACGCAGTCGGCCGGCACCGTGCAGGACCTGAGCCAGGGGAGCACGTTCACGCAGCAGGCGGTCAAGAGCTACGCCGACGTGGTGGCGACGCCCGTCGTGCTGGAGCCGGTCATCGCCCAGCTGGGCCTCGACGCGACCGCGGAGTCGCTCGCGCCGAAGGTCACCGCCACCGCGGCGGCCGACACCGTCATCATCCAGATCTCCGTCGAGGACGAGCAGGCCGAGGCAGCCGCCACCATCGCCAACGCGGTGGCGCGGAGCTTCACCGACGTCGTCGCCGAGCTCACGCCGCTCGACGCCAACGGCCAGCCGCAGGTGAAGATCACCACCCTGCAGGAGGCGCGGATCCCGGCATCGCCCGTGTCGCCGCAGGTCCCGCTCAACCTCGCGCTGGGCGGGCTCATCGGGCTCGCGCTCGGCGTCGCCGCGGCCGTGCTGCGGTCCACGCTCGACACGCGCATCCGCGGGGAGCGCGACCTGCGCCTCGTCACGCACGCGCCCATCCTCGGCGGCATCGCCTACGACCCGAAGGCCAAGGAGCGCCCGCTCATCGTGCAGTCGGATCCGCGCAGCCCGCGCGCCGAGTCCTTCCGGAGCCTGCGCACCAACCTGCAGTTCCTCGACTTCGGCGGACGCGCGCGCAGCTTCGTCATCACGAGCGCGGTGGAGTCGGAGGGCAAGTCCACGACGAGCGCCAACCTGGCCATCGCCCTGAGCGACGCGGGTGCGCGGGTCGCCGTCATCGACGCCGACCTGCGGCGTCCCAAGCTCGCGTCGTACCTCGGGCTCGAAGGCGCGGTCGGCCTCACCGACGTGCTCATCGGCCGCGCGGAGCTCAAGGACGTGCTGCAGCCGTGGGGCAACCGCAACATGTTCGTGCTGCCGGCCGGCCAGATCCCGCCGAACCCGAGCGAGCTGCTCGGCTCGCGCACGATGGTCACGCTCCTCAAGGAGCTCGAGGCCGAGTTCGACACCGTGCTCATCGACGCGCCGCCGCTGCTGCCCGTCACCGACAGCGCGGTGCTGTCGAAGAGCGCGGGCGGGGCCATCCTCGTCGTGTC
This window encodes:
- a CDS encoding helix-turn-helix transcriptional regulator, producing the protein MTTLRDPGAGTRDASGRSSPQPVRVGVLMGHEPALDEVCAILRRRAPEIDVVVSTTGWLQLVRSPRFPTDVVVVDYDLADAVSLEGRIRSCRAAGAAVVVLSRSGAEEVRRRVVDAGAAALLTGPVPAGDIVAAVRAVAAGARSGQRREDGASGEGGVRGFASPRLSQGEEQALRLYVTGRSTQAVAAAMNVQYETAKTYLRRVRAKYRLVGRIAGRRADLIDRATEDGYLR
- a CDS encoding polysaccharide biosynthesis tyrosine autokinase — protein: MELREYIRILRRSWVLILLVLLLGVGAAAGYSLVQTPEYRASSKVFVSTQSAGTVQDLSQGSTFTQQAVKSYADVVATPVVLEPVIAQLGLDATAESLAPKVTATAAADTVIIQISVEDEQAEAAATIANAVARSFTDVVAELTPLDANGQPQVKITTLQEARIPASPVSPQVPLNLALGGLIGLALGVAAAVLRSTLDTRIRGERDLRLVTHAPILGGIAYDPKAKERPLIVQSDPRSPRAESFRSLRTNLQFLDFGGRARSFVITSAVESEGKSTTSANLAIALSDAGARVAVIDADLRRPKLASYLGLEGAVGLTDVLIGRAELKDVLQPWGNRNMFVLPAGQIPPNPSELLGSRTMVTLLKELEAEFDTVLIDAPPLLPVTDSAVLSKSAGGAILVVSSGRAHRGQVHAAIESLNSVGAEVLGVVLTMLPTKGPDAYGYGQYGYSYVRPESSDSTSPAAP
- a CDS encoding thymidine kinase, with amino-acid sequence MAKLYFRFGAMNSGKSTSMLQAAYNYEERGQHVLLTKPVIDTKGDRDIVSRLGVRRPVDFLLEPDADVWQEFGIHRERVLQEKGGPTACLLVDEAQFLRESQVDDLLRIAILQDVPVIAYGIRTDFQTVAFPGSRRLLEIAHSLEEMKTICRCGRKAVFNARQVGERFIFAGDQVAIDGEDVTYMSLCGACYLAESGGVLTSGRPVEASASAFGYPAGPDADFA